The following coding sequences are from one Rhipicephalus microplus isolate Deutch F79 chromosome 3, USDA_Rmic, whole genome shotgun sequence window:
- the LOC142803968 gene encoding glutathione S-transferase 1-1-like: MTIELYAVVTREPCFFIRMLAKHIGVELELKALEYDKDGRLPAEYAKISPLLKIPAINDDGFILYESTAICYYLLNKYAPVSPLYPKEVEKCALVDQILCTVSSFVQPVASFHIRGSIVKRKKLTGNALRTFEETVLRPLEQLVGDNAFAVGDSLTVADIRLVSSMACFVPLPIVDKSKFIKLVSYYERIRALIPSFHEACGWMLEERSKDWETYE, encoded by the exons ATGACAATCGAACTGTACGCCGTCGTCACCAGGGAACCTTGCTTTTTTATCCGTATGCTGGCAAAGCATATTGGCGTTGAACTCGAACTGAAGGCTCTTGAATATGACAAGGATGGCCGTCTGCCTGCGGAGTATGCTAAG atCAGCCCCTTACTCAAGATCCCAGCAATCAACGACGATGGTTTTATCTTGTACGAAAG TACTGCCATCTGCTACTACCTGCTCAACAAGTATGCTCCTGTGTCACCACTCTACCCGAAGGAAGTGGAGAAGTGTGCTCTCGTAGACCAGATCTTGTGCACAGTGTCAAGTTTTGTGCAACCTGTTGCATCATTCCACATA CGAGGCAGTATTGTCAAGAGGAAAAAGCTGACAGGAAACGCACTGCGGACGTTCGAAGAAACTGTACTCCGCCCATTGGAGCAGCTGGTCGGTGATAATGCTTTCGCTGTCGGCGACAGCCTCACCGTGGCTGACATCCGGCTTGTCTCCAGCATGGCATGTTTCGTGCCT CTTCCCATTGTAGACAAGTCTAAGTTCATCAAGTTGGTGTCTTACTACGAGCGAATCAGGGCCTTGATTCCAAGTTTCCACGAAGCGTGCGGCTGGATGCTTGAAGAACGCAGCAAGGATTGGGAGACGTACGAGTGA